The following DNA comes from Hordeum vulgare subsp. vulgare chromosome 3H, MorexV3_pseudomolecules_assembly, whole genome shotgun sequence.
CGAGCATTTTGCTACGGGGAGAATCTCATCGGAGCTGGGAGCACAACCGACACCTCCCATGTTACAACCGGTGTTCCAAAAAGCTGCCACAGGCACCGCAAGAAGCTGCAACCAACGACGTCAAATGCTGGAACCGACCAGCATCATAGCAAAAAGCTACAACCGGCTttcaaaaaagcttcaaccggcgtCCCAAAAAGCTTCAACGATGACGACAAATGCCAGGGCTGGTTACTGTTAATACCAAAAATGATGCAACCGCATTGCAAAAAGTTACAACCGGCAtcgcaaaaagcttcaaccagcaATGAAGGAAATCATGGCCGAACGTTGATGAAAGCTGCAAGCGACCAAAAAAAAGCTTCAACGACGAACGAGGGAGCTTCATCCACGATCAGGAGATGCTACAACCATGGTTGGCATTACTGGAGCGGTTGCGGAGATGCTTCAATCATGGATGGTCTTTGCTGGATGTCCAGCGTTGCAGGAgggagaaaggaaggaggaagacgcTGGGAAGAGGGACGGCGTGCAGCAACAGTGAGCCAACGAGCGGCGCGACGGGAGCTGCAAGTGGGAGGTCATGCGGGGGCGACTAGCAAGCAGGCGCCGTGTGAGAAGAAGAAGACGCCTTGCAAAATTAATCGTACGGTTACGGACGTTCGGATCGTGCGGCTGCCAGACGGCCGGCAAAAAGTTTTGGACCAGCGTGTCGGCACAGAGTACTCGTCAATATAAATTGATTCACAAGGAAACTAATGCAAGGCCACACAATAGGTATGTTGCAAGAACTGTGTACGACTTGAGCTTTGATAACAAGTAGCAAAGGTGTACCACGTCACATATTACGGGTGCGCAATTACGAGGTAGTTAAGATATTTTCTCTGAGAGGTTTGTTTAAATATGTACGAAATCAATACCAAAGAATATCATTCCTTTTAATGCAAGGTAGACTCCTGCTTTTCGTTATCATTTCCCCTTCTTATCTCTGTTATTTCTTTCAATGATTTTCTACAAAACCATTTTAATTGCTTCACCTTTTATTGACTTgtcaaataaaaatatgttttctaTGGTAAACCAATAAATTCTTAAAATTGCATTAATATGGAAGCATAAATCACAGTCTAGCATACTAGAATATTGCAAACTTAACGTAACTCAGATGGTTAGATTTCTTGTTGTGGAACGAACCCACCAAGGCTCAAGTCCCTTTTGTGGTCGCATTTTCTTGAATTTATTTCAGGTTTTTCGATAATGTGCGTTTGGTGGGAGAAGAAGTTTATGTCGACTACAAAGGCGTCCATGGCGACTATACGCTGGCTCAATTTCTTAAAGGTGTCCACATAGATAGGTTATGCGTGTCTGCGTTCATAGCGGTGAGTGTATGTGCTTAAGTATGAGCGTATGCATTTGTACCATGTTAAAAATACATACTAGAATATTTATATTCTGTTGTAACGCACCGATAGTTACCTAGTTAAGACAAAATGAAAGTGTCATTTTTGTTATAAGCAAAAGGAAGAGTAAATAAAGAATGCATATAATCCCAATATCAGGCGCGCATCATAAATGAAAAAAAAGGTAAGTCATCATGCATGGATAtagaagaaaaaacaaagaaatgGCTCAAATTAGGGACAAAAGACAGTATTATCAGTAAAGGTATGGCACATCCATAAATCTATTATAGTTTCCTCACATAAAAATCATGTTATGACTAGTTTTTATTTGTTTATGCGTGCAGTTCCATGGAAGAAGCAGGGGGACACTCGGGGTGACAGGTGGGGCATTTGTTCCTGCACTCATCCTCCGAACTGAAGCACTTTTTGTCCGGCAGAATGTCACAGCAGAAGCAGGTTTTCCAAAGGCCATCAGCATGACTACATCCCGCCTTGATGCAGAATTTTATGGAAAGCTTGCTCTCGTCTAGTGACGATGTCGTGTTGACCATAGTAGCTGCTCCGGCGGCACGATCCTCTAGGTAGGAGCTCCTTGTTCCAGCATCAAAACGACCTGTTAATTTGCATCAAATATCACATATGTGTATACATACTTCCATGGCTGAGAACTgcccctccgttccataatataagaccCTTTTGTAAACTATCATGTTGATGTATATGCTGCTTACACTGTGCTGTGACTGCAAGGTATCCGATGAACAGGAGGATTGCCACCGCGTAAACCAAGCCGCCGCCTCTCATGTTGGGTATTTGTTTACGGCCGCCGGGGCGCCAAGTGACCTAGCAAGATGAGAGTTGGACTGCGAGCGAGTTAATGGCAGCGGTGTAGCCTCGTGCTTGAATATATATAGATATCAGGATCGATTGTGAGATGCATAGCGATAGCATGGTAATTaatattttagttttttttttggcAGTGGAGCAGGGTAATTGATATGTAGATCATATTAGTTTCACGACAACGAAATAAATTTGAGATCGATCGCACAATCAGCATATCTCTACTACTAAAAATGAGTTCGTAGCCATTTCGTTCATTTTGCACGCAACCATTAATGTCCAAAAAATATCTCAGTTATCTTTTGCTTAATCTTTGCCTCGCGCCCACAGCCTAATGGAATTAATTGTCTAATTAATTACACATGTTATTTAGCTGGACATTAATTTATGAAAAAGATTACAGTGCATTGTACGAGAAGATCACGTTAATTATGAAAAGTATATATTTTAAATGAAAGGGTCACATTATTTATGAAAAGGATCATGAAACATGGAAGAATTACATTAATTATGAAAAGTATCTTTCTTTAAAGGAAGAATCACATTAATTATGAAAAGTATTATTCTTTAAACGGACGCATCACATTTACTATGACGTTAATTATGAAAATTATCATCGAGCGTTGAATGAAAGAATCAATAAAATATTATAGCCTCTATTGCAAGAGCAATGCTACATCTACGTAAAGATTACGTACATTTACGGGCTAGTTTGACTTCGCAATGTTTGATTGTGTTTAGAATCAAAAGTGATTCGGTACATGCATATGCGATTACAGGTTGCCTTTTATACTATGTAGAGAGACATGGCGCTTTGGACAAGCGTCGGTTCGAGAAGGGATGCATCCGTGCGGGAGGCAACCACACGGCGGTTGGGAAAGGGGAGATTCCCCCTAATTACATTTGTTAATTAGTCTTAACACCCCCCCTAATCTACGCTTGACCATGTAGAATCATCTCACCATTGTGAGGGTAGTGCTATCATCTCAAAAGGGCTCTCTTCTAAAAAGTTCTTCGTGAAAATTTGATGAGAACctgaaacataaactcacaaaagGTAGCATAATGTGATCCCATTAAACAAGGATATCTCAAGAAGAGACTTCCCCTGATGCCTACAAGTCTCTAAGTAgtcgcataccaattccatgaaaaTATTTCTGGAATGTTGAATTTGGTAGAGACTTAGTAAATAGATAAGCAAGGCTGTCGCATGTTTTGACTTGCAAGGTGCTTATTTCCCCCTTTTTCTAAAGATTATGGGGGAAAACaattaggagaaatatgcttagtgatattACTCTTGACTGTTTGCATCTCGGCAACACATGCCGCATTATCCTCATAGATAACCGTGGGTGATTCTATCGAACCAATTTCACATGATtgttgtatgtggtttatcattctgcgaagccatacaTATTCACATGATGCTTCAAATAATGAAATTGTTTCAGAATGATTTGTAGATGTTGCCACCAGAGTCTGTTTTGAAGAATTCCATGATATAGCAGTACCACCATGTAGGAAGACAAAGCCGGTCTGTGATCTGGCATTATGGGGATCAGACAAGTAGCCGACATCTGCATACCCAATCACATCAGCGTCCAGATTTTGCTGGAACTGGAAAAATAAGCCAAGATCCTTTATGACTTGGAGATATCAAAATATATTCTTCACTCCAGACCAATGACGTTTGGTGGGAGTTGCACtgtgtctagcaagtagattcacttcaaatgcaatatcaggtcttgtgcaatttgcaagatacataagTGCTCCAACGATGCTTAGGTATGGAACTTCAGGTCCCAACACCTCTTCTCCATCATCCCTTGGCCTGAACGgatctttctctacgtctagagatcgaaccactataggagttttagatggataggatttgtccatatggaatttctccaatatttcctggatataggcagcttggtgtaccatgattcccgagggaaggtgctcaagttgaatacctaagcaaaatttggttttacccaaatccttaatctcaaattccatctttaggtgattgcatgcttcatcaatgtctggtgtGCTACCGATGATGTTGAGATCAAAAACATACACATGAATGATGCAAAATCCTGTAGAAGacttcttgatgaagacacatgggcaatcatcactattggagtaacctttctgaagaaggaactcacttagtcggttgtaccacatccgTTACGACTGTCttaagccatataatgacttattcagctttacacaatacatgttgcatTTTGCACTGTTATTCGAGACAGAGATTCCGTCAGGAAcgttcatatatatatatgtccgaATCTAGTGATCCGAAATTATTGAGGTTCTTGTTCGTCGGGGAGGCGGTTTGGGTCCAAAGCTACGACCACCGCCTCCACGCCTGCCGTGTTGTCAAAACAAGGAACTCGTAGCTCCCTCTACGAAATCCCCCATCGGAGGAGTAAAGTTCATGTGCCAGTGATTTGCACCGTAACCCCGACCACCTCCATTGAACTACTACCCATTTCCCAATCCTCCTCTGTCGTCACCCTAGTGCCAATTTGGTCTATTTCCGCGGTAAGCAAAGTCATCGGTGTCGCGGCTAGTCCCGAAACCACCTTGACCATTGGCATGAGCACAAGTTCTTCCACCACGACCTTGGACTTCACCGCAGCCGCAACCGGCGTTCGTACGCCCAGCACCAGCAGCTCCCCTCGCCTCCATAGGCAGACCCTGCGGTTTGGGTTGATTTTGAGCCCCATCTCCCCGTCCCACCATGATTGCTGGTGGAGCAGCACAGTAATCCCCAAAAAAGAGACTAATGATAGCTAAGCTAATCCGGCtccggaggtggaggaggcagcGGTGTTGGTGGGGAGGACATGCGGGCGGCGACGAGTATCAATGTTGTGATAACTGTGTCAATGGAGTCCCGGTCGTTGCGCCGAGTAAGCGGCCGCCATACTGGAGCAAGCCACACAATTTGAAAACTGCATCAGTCGCATAGAGAGGAATAACATGCTCGATCACAAACTTATTACGAATATTCCATAGAGTCCACAGGAGGGCACCGATGGTAACCCAGAGGGTCGGTCTCACAGTGGCGCTGTGTGAACCAAGCACCTCGGTAAACATCTTGGGAAGGTTGTCATGGCACCAACTGCCCCCAACCGCCTCCCCAGCTCGACATGAACCTAGCGGCCGGGCAAATGAAAAATATATGGTTGCAATCCTCTGGAATCCTACACAGAAGACACAACCCGTCGGAGGGGCCGTGCCATTTCAGCACCTTCGTCCCGGATGGGACACGACCACGCACCAGTTGCCATAGAAATATTATAATCTTCAGCGGCAACTTGAATTCTCACAGGACAGTCCGGTCGGTCCCAGAGTTGGCAAGATCGTTTGGTATAGAGATTTGGTGGAGAACCATCCGTTAGGCTCTAGTTGCCACTGGATTACATCCCCATCAAGGGTCAGAGAGTGTAGAGAGATACAATGAACTAACTCATCCTAGAGGTCCCGCTCAGCGGGGCGAAGGACCTCCTAAAGGCGATACCCGCTAGGTCGGGTAGAGCGCTTTCTATAGAGATGAATTGTTGGGCGTAAATGCAGAAAAGAGGCTGGAAGCGAGTGGCAAAGGCGTGGGGTCCACACCATCTGTCAAGCCAAAATAAAGTGGAATTGCCCCGTCCCACTTCGATAGAGGAGCCTAGCCAAAGAACTGGCATGAGCTGAACAATGGACTTCCAGAATTGCCATCCCCCAGATCTAGAGGCGCACACCAGTGGATCGCTACGAAAGTATTTTGCCCAAATAATATCTAACCATAGACCTCCGTCGCTGGAGGTGATCCTCCATAGCCATTTAGAAAGGAGGGAGATATTCATCCGCTTGGATGAGATAATCCCAAGACCACTCTGGTCCTCGGGTTTACATGTCTAGATGATACTAAGATTCTAGACATGATCAACCAATGCAAACAGTAGTATCGAATTCAAGGGAGTGGAATGACGActgagatgtgtttccagaagcacCTAGCTGGAATGTGAACATGGTGACGACCATGTTGCTGCTTGGATGTTGGACGTGTTTAGATAATGTTTGAATGTCGATCTGATGTTTGAAGCAGATAAGTTCTCTGTTTGTCAAACTGGAGTTTTTTTGTTCTTCTATTGGAGTTTTTTTGTGTTTGACATGATCGATGGAGTAAATATATCAGATGGGAAATTACTCGTTATAGGATAAAGTgttcaatgatacgtctccaacgtatctataatttttttatggtttcatgctattatcttgtcaaactttggatgttttgtatgtcttttatttattttttgagactaacttattaactcagtgccaagtgcgagttcctgttttttccatgtttttaacccctatcagaggaggattttgagcagagtccaaatggaatgaaactgccaaaaagattttttccggaacagaaaaagatcggaaagccggagaatcagggcaggggcccaccagggaccccacaagccctcatggcgcggccaggggggaccgcggccccctggcttgtgggctccctgagtctcctttgccctaggtatccccggcaacggcgccagaaatacttctgatgtttgctgtgtatcccttgcaacggcgccaggaaatagttgtgtcgacggcaccaggaatccttcagctacggctatgccttaagggacttcctaggcaagtatgaaaaggatttcccccgtggccttggagccttgcgttggtgttccctcgaagtggaaagggtgatgtagcacagtgacgttaagtatttccctcaatttgagaaccaaggtatcaatccggcggaagagtatctcaagatcctgcacagacacaaaagcttgcacccaacgctatgaaggggttgtcaatcccttatagattgtttgccaagtgagaactgaaagcaacaaactaacaaagcaaagtaaaagcggaggtgtaaacgatggatgtgaatagacccgggtccgtagtgtttactagtggcttctctcatgaaagcaagtatacggtgggtgaacaaattactgtcgagcaattgatagaatcacgcaaagtcgtgacgatatctatgcaatgattgtttctataggcatcacgtccgaaacaagtagaccgatactttctacatctactactattgctccacacctcgaccgctatccagcatgcatctagtgtattaagtccataagaacagagtaacgccttaagaagatgacatgatgtagagggataatctcaaaccaatgataaaacccccatctttttacccttgatggcaactacttgatgtgtgccttgctgctcgtactatcactgggaaaggtcaccacatggtagaacccaaaaccaagcacttcgcccattgtaagaatcatagatctagttggccaaaaaaaacccaagactcggagagacttacaaggatatcaaatcatgcatataagaaatcagcaaagactcaaatatatatcatagataatctgatcacaaatccacaattcatcttatcacaaatacacaattcatcataaatccacaattcgtcagatcatgcatataagaagattacatcgtatagatctgagtgaagatcatggagaactttgtattgaagatccaagagagagaagaagccatctagctactaactacggacccgtaggtatgaagtgaactactcacaagtcattggaggggcgatgatgatgatgaagaagccctccaactccaaattcccctccggcagggtgccgggaagggtctccagatgagatctcgcggaaacggaagtttgcagtggcggaaaagtattttcgaggctcccctgattttttgcggaatatttgggaatttataggcaaaagatctaggtcagggggcggccagggagcccacaagcctgcccaccgccgcctccccctggtggcggagtgtgcaattctcaatgcaatttctcaaaaggtaatcgatcgagaaagtctatcagggttacagattgatgtggtccaatgtctggtcagctttgagttgttgttcccgccatccttcttcaatataatgacacacctcctagttcacctagtcgaagagattataaTTCTCGGtcatgtgtttctacacaatatgttccccttcgagaggttcatgggagtcttaaagaaatatgttcgtaaccgtgctaggcgagaaggaagcatctccaagggctatggaacagaggaggtcattgagttttgtgtggactttcttcctgaccttaagccgattggtgttcctgaatctcggtatgagggtaggctgacaggaaaaggcacactaggaaggaaagcaaaagtatgtatggacgggcattctttctctcaagcacactacactgttctacacaattccaccgtggtggctccgtatatcgtgagacacaagaatattctacgctccgaaaacccggggaggctgactcttggattaaaggggaacacgagaagactttcggcagttggttgcacacacatctcatgaatgacgacaccgttggagatgagctgtactgtttggccaggccaccatcttcgactatatgtactttccaagggtatgagataaatgggaatacattttacacggttgcccaagataaaaagagcaccaaccaaaatagtggtgtccgctttgatgcaacatacgagaatgggcactgtttggaaacatattacgggtacatagaggagatatgggaacttgactatggacctacttttatgatccctttatttcggtgcaaatgggtgaagctgacaggaggcgggttagttgtagaccaaaagtacggcatgacaacagtggatcttagcaaccttgcgtacatggacgaaccatttgtcctagccaatgatgttgctcaggttttctatgtgaaggacatgtctacattaacgagaaaaagaaatcagcaaaagaagatatcatccgatgagccaaaaagccacatagttctttcagggaaaagaaacatcgtgggagtagatgacaagacagacatgtcagaagattataataagtttcatgaaattccgcccttcaaagtgaaaactgacccaagcatcctaccgaatgatgaagattctccatggctacgacccagaagaaaacagaaataatagataggaatattggtgcaataatgtaataatgtattaaaccttttatgtaatgcatatatggaacgtactaaatttcaaacacttttcattttcatattatccatgtaagagatgagttctcgttcgaaaccctgatacttcgagagagattgtccgttttgtacacgaagtgcatccagtttttgtcgtaggcctctcaactttttaacacatgctatgtgggtgaaatgatgatagcatgccaactttcaacattttcagagttcatttgtagtgcttttcaatttcagggtcaactagctaaaaaaaaagtaaatccacgaaatataccaaatgaagtcagaaattgttgaaattttgtgctgtacctttgaatggtgcattttgaacacacaaaaagtatggagttgaaataagttcacaaaaatgaaatccgtttgtaagagatgagttctcgttcgaaaccctgatacttcgagagagattgtccgttttgtacacgaagtgcatccagtttttgtcgtaaccctctcagctttttagcacatgctatgtgggtgaaatgatgatagcatgccaactttcaacattttcagagttcatttgtagtgcttttcaatt
Coding sequences within:
- the LOC123445716 gene encoding uncharacterized protein LOC123445716; amino-acid sequence: MRGGGLVYAVAILLFIGYLAVTAQCRFDAGTRSSYLEDRAAGAATMVNTTSSLDESKLSIKFCIKAGCSHADGLWKTCFCCDILPDKKCFSSEDECRNKCPTCHPECPPASSMELHA